Below is a window of Oreochromis aureus strain Israel breed Guangdong linkage group 4, ZZ_aureus, whole genome shotgun sequence DNA.
CAATTTTAAACTACTCTAATTCCACAGAGCGAATTTTCTGATAGTTTTCTTTTGGGTTGAGAAACTGTTCTGGCATGAGACCAACCATCCCCATTGTTTGAAAGTCAGGAGGtgctttttagttgtttttctgtctgtgttctaGACAGTCCGCCATATTTGTTCCAGactgaaataaacaacaacCATTAGATGGATTATCCGAAACTTTTGTGCAGACATTCACTAGAAGATGGATCCCAGAGCTTTCCTTTAGAAATAACAATAACTAATAGCAATTTGTAAACAGTTACAAGGTGCATTACAGGTTGTATAAAACCAAACATTAAAGATGCAATGATGTGCATGGCCACTTGCACCATTAATCAAGTTTCTCCCTATTAGGCAAACACGCAGGCCATTTCAGCTATAACTTGGTTATTTGTGCCATCAACCATCCAAGCTGTGGTTTAACTGGGTGTTCACATGAGTTTTCACAGTCAGGGATGCATTTTTCCGACACTGCAGGAATCACCTATTATCTtgttcaagtgtgtgtgtgtgtgtgtgtgtgtgtgtgtgtgtgtgtgtgtgtgtgtgtgtgtgtgtgtgtgtgtgtgtgtgtgtgtgttgttaacaGATTTTACTGTAGTTTAATTCTACTGATAGCTTTTCTTCTGAACTGCCAGCACCTGAAGAGCTGCTTGGCTGAACTGGTTTGTTCTATAATAGGAAGTCGTCAATCATTACATATTTCAGCACTATGACAGTTTGGTGCAGTACATTACTTCCTCCTATGGATTTCCAAGGAACCAAGAATCTTGAAATTCTTGTAAAAAGTCTAcccgtttttttgttttttttttaaaaaaaaaaaacccctcactaTCATTTTACTTGCAGTACCCGTTTTCACAGATGAGTCATTTATCTGTTATTGCTTCTTCCATATTATACTTCTGAGTAACTTCAGCcttctctgtttctgtttgtgttacatCAGGACCTGAAGTGTTTTCCAGCTACAGCAGCAGTACCATGTCTGAGGCGGTGGTGCCTGATGCTATGGTGTCCCCAGCAGTGGGTGGACCGTATGGAGAGAAGGCTGGCGGCCCCATGTTGGACTTCAGCTATGTGGGTATTGATGCCATTCTGGAGCAGATGAGGAGGAAAGCCATGAAGCAGGGTTTTGAGCTCAACATTATGGTTGTGGGTAAGCAGAGCCTGTTTACACTCACTAAAATACCCAGATTTGGTTTGCACAGTAGTTGTCGGTCACATAGCATTGCAGTGATCAAATCTTTGGCTgcttacacactcacacattaaAAGAAATGCATGTGAAGCATTAGAAATAATTCCAGGAATTGCCTTTGACTAACACCTTCGAGTCAGAGGTGCTCCTTCACTGTGGATAACTACTGCTAGCAAATGTTCAGGTTGAAATAATATTTCCCATCTTTACTCAAAAGTGTGGCCTTTTGCAAATAAATGGTTTTATTGATGGTTGTATACACTTAAATCTCACAATAACCTCAGTTATGTATAACTAGAGCTGAGTCATGATGCTTTTCTCTCTAATCAAGTTTAAATAGAAGCCtgaagcttttttcttttttaattgggCATACTCAGTAGTCCTCATCACTGTGATCAGACACCTTTAAAATAGGAGCTAATTACACACCTCAGCATCAAACAGGCCACCATCAAACCCACCCAATCTCACTGCTTTGCGTCTCCTCTGCATGTCGTCTCCACACTTGGTCTGTGTCTCATcctcaaataaaaaaatgtgcttgAGAAGCAACCCCAGGCCTGAGTGGGTAAACACAACTAAACAAAACTGGTTTCCATGTTTTTTGGgtgtcttcttttttctctttttttttaatatcaagtTGAAGTTATTTAACCGCAACACAATGTAGGGAAAATTGATGGTTTTTAAGAACTGGATAATTGGTTTGGCATCTTTATAACTGGCGGATTTTTACCTGCATAGAGGACTTTATGCTCCCCTCCAAAAAATGTAGCGAAAGGAAAATCAACAAAGAAAcgtgttttcattattttaattcTCATTTGTTAAACAAATGGAGTGGAAATGCACTGAATATAAAACATAAGACTCAGTCATGCTTAGGCCCAGGTGCAGTAGCTACAAACTAACAGTTTAAAACTATATAATCAGAGCAGGTGGATTTACTTCCTCCTCTATAAAGAGGACACCCGGGGGAAACCCCTACATCTAAACAGGATAGCGAGACGATAGAAAGAGAAGAACAAATTTTTTGGTAAGATAATGTATTGTGATTACTTTgagtgtcatttttaaaaatttccttCCATTTAGTTTGCTTTTTCCTTGTGAAAATGTTTCCTGCCAGACACAATTTAACAGTTTAAAAAGCATCTGTACGACTTTGACCTCATACAGAAAGCACTTGTGGGATTTTGGCACCACCTCACTGTTTTGTGATGGTTGTTAGCGGTAGGATGATGGATGCAGACACTTTGGAGAAAGCAGCTGTTGGAGCGAGTTTGGACACTGCTCAGAGTGGCATCAGTACTGCCAAAGCACTGTAGCAGATAAAATGCTAATTTGCCACGTGGACTTTTGAGTCCTTTAACTTCCAGCTGTTGAGCTTCATATTTGTTCTGTGAATCCGTGTTTGCGTGGAGTCTGCTGCTGTGCATGCGAGTGCATATCCATAAATCAGAGTTGTGAATGTTGACTTAACCTGAGGTTGAACTTTGAGTGGTCATTTCCCAGTGGGCCCCTCCAAACAGCTCTTCATCAACCCGTGGTGATGTTAGCATGAGGTCCAAGGGTCACAGGGGGTCTCATCCATATAGACAGACAGCTGATAAATTAAGTCGGTTTCAATTTGCCCGGATGGGGGAGCATTTTATCCTCTTTCTGTAGCAAAACAAGAGCATCTGTGTTGTTATCTGATCAGAAGGTAATGGTAGTTATAAGATTACAGAGTTACATTTGTGTATTTCTGGGTGTGGCTGTTGCAGTCATGCTATTTCCCCTGCTGTTATTTTGAGTGGCTCATAAGTGCCATATGTCGTATTAGCATTTTAGGGCTATTAAAAAAAGCTTTAGTGTTTCATATGCTGCTGCCTCCACAGGATACCAAAGTAAAACTAAACTCCATCCAAAACAGCCTCACCATTCACAATTAATTTACTAGTGAACACTCCCTttgctcattttatttttttaaacttcagtcACTGCTTGTCATCTAGCCCCAGCCTTTCCTGTGCCATTTTTCCCAGAGGTTTGATGTTGCGGTTGTGGTGCCCCACAATGTCATTAAGCTGCTTCCCCAAGAAGAATTCCCGCAGTCAAACGTACTCCAAATAAACAGTCATGGGTTTCAGCTGGAGACACTAGAGCTCGTTCTGCTCTGAAACTCTAACCAgaacctgcagcaggtggaCAAATCAGCCAAACTCATCGAGGCTGCAGAGCAAAACGGGGACTACTATCACAAGCTGCAATTACAATGGAGGGGCTGGATCTTGTCCCGCATCCACGGGATGAGACTTGTTGAGAGAGGCAGCTGAGAGAAAGGAGCTGGAGAAATTAGACAGGGGAAACGCCCAAACTCTTGTGCACGTGCACTCGTTGGCGACTTATATAGCGGATGACAAAAGACAACCATAGGCATAGCAGTTGTGGCTGTTGCTTGCCCTGTCCTGCTGTTGGCTCATTGCAGCTGCCCCTTTTTCTCATCACTTACTGCATATGAAGTAAACTGGTGTGCTTTGACGTTTTGTTGGCAGTGTTTGAGCAGACGGATGTCACAGCTTCTGAAATTGTCGGAGTGGAGCAGGGTCATTTTATAGAATCTTGTTTGGGTTTATTATGGCACCATTGTGTAAGCCGTTGGCTCCCCACTGTGTAAGCAGTCActgtcaaagtttttttttcctcattgcctgtcatttttttgtttgttttttgcttacAGGACAAAGCGGCCTGGGAAAGTCTACTCTGATGAACACGCTGTTCAAGTCTAAAGTCAGCCGTAAGTCTGTGCTGGCTACAGCCCAGGAGAAGATTCCCAAAACAGTGGAAATCAAATCCATCAGTCACGGTACAACTCACGACAACTGGCTTATGCCCATCTGCATTCTCACTGCTTGTCTGTGTTACAGCAGTTTGCTGCTGTGCTGGCTCTGAGTGttcttatgtgtttttgtttgcagaCATCGAGGAGAAGGGCGTAAGAATGAAGCTGACAGTCATTGACACACCAGGCTTTGGAGACCAGATCAACAATGAGAACTGGTAGGCTACAACTTAACGTTGCTGCAACAACCATATAAGCAGTGAGTTCATAATGACAAGAGTTTCTAACCAGATGTCCTTCCCTTTATTCTTGCTTTTCCTGCTTTCTTACTTTTCCTGATCTCTATCATtgtccttcctcctcttctttgtcTGCCTGAgccctcctccttcctccttttACTGATCCATCACTTCTCTTCCTTTTCCACCCCCATACCCTTCTTTCCCCCTCCCTCTTCTGTCCTTCTCCCTCTTCAATTATCTTTCTCCACTATGGCATAGCTGGCAGCCCATCATGAAGTTCATTAATGATCAGTACGAGGCGTACCTGCAGGAGGAAATCAATatcaacaggaagaaaaggaTCCCAGACTCCAGAGTCCACTGCTGCATATACTTCATCCCCCCGACTGGACACTGGTAATGACACACCACAGTCGTAGTTTTAAATCTCAAAAAGACTCATctaaaaaaacatcagtgctGCTTCCTGTCACACAAGCTGTTCTTTATGCTCTGTAGTTTTCTTGTAAACAAACATTGTGTTTTCTAAAAGTCTGACTTGGTGACAATACGAAAGAATTACATCAACTGGAATTTCAATAACTGCTGTCGTTACAGACAGCAACGCTGTGCTTTGCCTGTGCATGTCAGCATATATTGATATAGACTGTCTTTGTTTGTTCCTAACTTTTTAAATGTGAAGCAGATCTCTCTGCCTTGTTACCCCCTCTTATTGAACACACACAAGGACTCTCTATCCGGCCCACACACTCTGGAGACACGGGCTGCTCTCGCCAGGCCCCGAAGCAGCTCAGTATCCTAAGTTTTTCCCTGGACCTCTCACAGGCCCACACATCTGGCTCTCATCGAACCGTCCGGTTTACCCTCCCTCTCAGCGCTCTCTTGGTTCAGACCTGCACCGATCGGAGCTCAGGGGGTCTGGGTATACTAGCAGCAGGAATTAGGGGTTGGGTGAACGCAGTCTCATGAGATAATTCACCATGCAGCTCATAGTTTCTCtaatattccttttttttcattggTGTAACTCGAGTCGAGTGCAGCGACTGGTCTTGGGAAAATGTTGAAGCAGCTGTGGACTGTCATCCCCTTTGGAGCacgcacacaaagacacaactGATAACAGAGCAAATGCTGCACCTCTATTAATTTTTGTCTCATGGCATGTCTTTACTCAGGCAGGGGCCTGGTGTGAatgccccacccccaccccccacccccccgtCTCCAGCAAGCAGCGTTTCATGTTGATCCAACACTGCA
It encodes the following:
- the LOC116336510 gene encoding septin-9-like isoform X7 translates to MSEAVVPDAMVSPAVGGPYGEKAGGPMLDFSYVGIDAILEQMRRKAMKQGFELNIMVVGQSGLGKSTLMNTLFKSKVSRKSVLATAQEKIPKTVEIKSISHDIEEKGVRMKLTVIDTPGFGDQINNENCWQPIMKFINDQYEAYLQEEININRKKRIPDSRVHCCIYFIPPTGHCLRPLDVEFMRRLSKVVNIVPVIAKADTLTLEERDFFKKKIREELRANGIDVYPQKEFDEDAEDRMINEKIREMIPFAVVGSDQEYQVNGRRLLGRKTKWGTIEVENIAHCEFAYLRDLLIRTHMQNIKDITSSIHYEMYRVRRLNENNTMVAHANGIPEHHLTAHEM